In Gemmatimonas sp. UBA7669, one genomic interval encodes:
- the ald gene encoding alanine dehydrogenase: protein MRIGVPKEIKTNENRVALVPAGAEALTALGHEVFVETGAGIGSGFDDDDYRAVGAQIVPDAATAWGKAELLLKVKEPIASEWQHLRSDLTLFTYFHFAADEALTKAHLASGATCIAYETVELPNRDLPLLIPMSEVAGRMAVQEGAKYLEKLFGGRGVLLGGVPGVAPAKVVILGGGIVGVNAAKMAAGLGAKVVVLDLSLERLRYLSDVMPANVQLIHSNRHNILEQISTADLVIGGVLIPGAKAPKLVRRADLARMRPGAVIVDVAVDQGGCVETIKPTTHENPTYTVDGIIHYGVANMPGAVPRTSTLALTNATLPYTLQLANKGWKRALSENPALLKGLNMSQGQVTYRGVAEAFGMDLVDAASFVG, encoded by the coding sequence ATGCGTATCGGGGTTCCCAAAGAGATCAAGACGAACGAGAACCGCGTGGCGCTGGTGCCGGCAGGTGCGGAAGCGCTGACGGCCTTGGGTCATGAAGTGTTTGTCGAGACCGGCGCCGGCATCGGCAGCGGGTTCGACGATGACGACTACCGCGCTGTAGGCGCGCAGATCGTGCCCGATGCCGCGACGGCGTGGGGCAAGGCCGAGTTGCTGCTCAAGGTCAAGGAGCCCATTGCCAGCGAGTGGCAGCATCTGCGCTCCGACCTCACGCTCTTCACGTACTTCCACTTCGCCGCTGATGAAGCGCTGACCAAGGCGCATCTCGCGAGCGGCGCAACGTGCATTGCGTACGAGACGGTAGAACTGCCCAATCGCGACCTGCCCCTGCTCATCCCGATGTCCGAGGTGGCCGGCCGCATGGCGGTGCAGGAAGGCGCCAAGTACCTCGAGAAGCTCTTTGGCGGCCGCGGTGTGCTGCTGGGTGGCGTGCCGGGTGTGGCGCCGGCCAAGGTGGTCATTCTTGGCGGTGGCATTGTCGGCGTGAACGCCGCCAAGATGGCCGCCGGTCTCGGCGCCAAGGTCGTGGTGCTGGACCTCTCGCTCGAGCGTCTGCGCTACCTGAGCGACGTGATGCCGGCCAACGTGCAGCTCATTCACTCGAACCGTCACAATATCCTCGAGCAGATCAGCACCGCCGATCTCGTCATCGGTGGCGTGCTCATTCCGGGGGCCAAGGCGCCCAAGCTCGTGCGCCGCGCGGATCTGGCGCGCATGCGACCGGGCGCCGTGATTGTGGACGTGGCGGTGGATCAGGGTGGCTGTGTGGAGACCATCAAGCCCACCACGCACGAGAACCCGACGTACACGGTGGACGGCATCATCCACTACGGCGTGGCCAACATGCCGGGCGCCGTGCCGCGCACCAGCACGCTGGCCCTCACGAACGCCACGCTCCCCTACACCTTGCAGCTGGCCAACAAGGGCTGGAAGCGGGCGCTGTCGGAGAATCCGGCGCTGCTCAAGGGGCTCAACATGTCGCAGGGTCAGGTCACGTACCGTGGGGTGGCCGAGGCTTTCGGCATGGACCTCGTGGACGCGGCCAGCTTCGTCGGTTGA
- a CDS encoding M16 family metallopeptidase produces the protein MTASVANVVVTAVDAVDGTAVVAIGADASGAAAPTLQRTDLPNGLTVLSEHVPGARSVAFGAWVRAATLHESAEQMGVSHLLEHMVFKGTRSYSAQDIALSLETLGGSLDAYTEREHTSYQARVLDEHLADAATVIGELVFEPMLRLDDLALERKVILEEISMVEDTPDDIIFDVHNRALWGDHPHGYAILGTRDTVRALDVDDLQALHARAYHPGRLVVAASGRVDHEHLLDVLDRAGWTQRPRGDMTPFAVDPVEAAGAHAEHVLRRDIGQTHIVLGGQGIAYGDPRRFAFAVVDMLLGGGMSSKLFQRVREELGLAYSVSTFNSSFADTGAHGVYLASAPDTAQEALDAVREVMHEVAANGLTSEELAAGKRQLRGQLVLSMEGVSSRMYRAATTALYGEPFRTVDQLMALVEAIDEDTVREVAREYFNPDRHVLVSLGPQAVR, from the coding sequence ATGACAGCGAGCGTGGCGAACGTGGTGGTGACCGCGGTGGACGCGGTGGACGGAACGGCGGTGGTCGCGATCGGCGCTGATGCTTCGGGCGCTGCGGCGCCCACGCTGCAACGCACGGACCTGCCCAATGGACTGACCGTGCTCTCGGAACATGTTCCGGGGGCGCGGTCCGTCGCTTTCGGGGCTTGGGTGCGCGCGGCCACGTTGCACGAGTCGGCCGAGCAAATGGGTGTATCGCATCTGCTCGAGCACATGGTGTTCAAGGGCACCCGCTCGTATTCCGCGCAGGACATTGCGCTGTCGCTCGAAACACTCGGCGGCTCGCTCGACGCGTACACCGAGCGCGAGCATACGTCGTATCAGGCCCGCGTGCTCGATGAACACCTCGCCGATGCGGCGACGGTGATTGGTGAGCTCGTGTTCGAACCCATGCTGCGTCTCGATGATCTCGCGCTTGAGCGCAAGGTCATCCTCGAAGAGATCAGCATGGTGGAGGACACGCCAGACGACATCATCTTCGACGTGCACAATCGTGCGTTGTGGGGTGATCATCCGCACGGCTACGCCATTCTCGGCACGCGTGACACCGTGCGGGCGCTCGATGTCGACGACTTGCAGGCACTGCACGCGCGCGCGTATCACCCGGGGCGTCTGGTGGTGGCCGCCAGTGGCCGCGTGGACCACGAGCACTTGCTCGATGTGCTCGATCGTGCCGGCTGGACGCAGCGCCCGCGCGGCGACATGACACCGTTTGCGGTGGATCCCGTGGAAGCGGCCGGTGCACATGCCGAACATGTGCTGCGCCGCGACATCGGTCAGACGCACATCGTGTTGGGCGGGCAGGGCATCGCCTATGGCGATCCGCGCCGCTTCGCCTTCGCGGTGGTGGACATGCTGCTTGGTGGTGGCATGAGTTCCAAGCTCTTTCAGCGTGTACGCGAAGAGTTGGGACTGGCCTATAGCGTGTCCACGTTCAACAGCAGCTTCGCCGACACGGGCGCCCACGGCGTGTATCTGGCCAGCGCGCCAGACACCGCGCAGGAGGCGCTCGACGCCGTACGCGAGGTCATGCATGAGGTGGCGGCCAACGGCCTCACCAGCGAGGAGCTGGCGGCCGGCAAGCGGCAGTTGCGCGGACAACTGGTGCTGTCCATGGAGGGCGTGTCGTCGCGCATGTATCGTGCAGCCACGACCGCGCTCTACGGTGAGCCGTTTCGCACGGTTGACCAGCTGATGGCCCTGGTTGAGGCCATCGACGAGGACACGGTGCGCGAAGTCGCCCGTGAGTACTTCAACCCCGATCGCCATGTGCTGGTGAGCCTGGGTCCCCAGGCCGTGCGCTGA